A stretch of Paenibacillus mucilaginosus 3016 DNA encodes these proteins:
- a CDS encoding carbohydrate ABC transporter permease, which translates to MNTTSSNMTLVEKKARHTQSKSALRRKESLAGLLFVAPMLIGVTVLTLLPILATFVLSFADWNFVAGMQGLKWTGVENFEKLFADESFRISLKNNFIFIFTVPIYMIVSLALAIMINKHVYLKSFFKVAYFMPYISSVVAIAIVWQVLFHPSAGPVNQFLMSIGIDNPPKWIADPAYALPSVMMISVWISIGYNMIVYMAALQSIPKDLYEAADIDGANGWTQFRKITVPMLSPTSFFLLVTGIISSFKVFDLIAVLTKGGPMQSTSMLVWYLYDQAFINLRVGYASSIAVVLFFCVLLITVLQWFGQKKWVNY; encoded by the coding sequence GTGAATACGACAAGCTCCAATATGACCCTGGTGGAGAAAAAAGCCCGGCATACCCAAAGCAAAAGCGCGCTGCGGCGCAAGGAGAGCCTGGCAGGGCTCCTGTTCGTCGCCCCGATGCTGATCGGTGTGACCGTGCTGACGCTTCTGCCGATACTTGCAACCTTCGTGCTCAGCTTCGCGGATTGGAATTTTGTAGCCGGGATGCAGGGACTGAAGTGGACGGGAGTGGAGAACTTCGAGAAGCTCTTCGCCGACGAAAGCTTCCGGATCTCCCTCAAGAACAATTTCATCTTTATCTTCACCGTGCCGATCTACATGATCGTCTCGCTGGCTCTGGCCATCATGATCAACAAGCATGTATATCTCAAAAGCTTTTTCAAAGTGGCGTACTTCATGCCTTACATCTCGAGCGTCGTCGCCATCGCGATCGTGTGGCAGGTGCTCTTCCACCCGTCGGCCGGGCCGGTCAACCAGTTCCTGATGTCCATCGGCATCGACAATCCGCCGAAATGGATCGCGGACCCGGCTTACGCGCTGCCGTCGGTCATGATGATCTCGGTGTGGATCTCGATCGGGTACAACATGATCGTCTACATGGCGGCCCTGCAGTCGATCCCGAAGGATCTCTATGAAGCGGCCGATATCGACGGCGCGAACGGCTGGACGCAGTTCCGGAAGATTACGGTGCCGATGCTCTCCCCGACTTCGTTCTTCCTGCTCGTGACCGGGATCATTTCCTCCTTCAAGGTATTCGACCTGATCGCCGTACTGACCAAGGGCGGCCCGATGCAGTCCACGAGCATGCTCGTCTGGTATCTCTACGACCAGGCCTTCATCAATCTTCGGGTAGGTTATGCTTCCTCGATCGCCGTTGTCTTGTTCTTCTGCGTGCTGCTCATCACAGTGCTGCAGTGGTTCGGCCAAAAGAAATGGGTTAACTACTAG
- a CDS encoding carbohydrate ABC transporter permease, which translates to MKEKLNVWKLTNTVVMLAVSILFLLPFIWMLSASFKLETDVFKYPIQWIPERWNAVENYKEIWAGQYAFYLYYWNSIKVAVLTTLISCTVSALAAYGFSKIDFPAGKWLFLIVLATYMVPSQAILIPQFILYRNIGLFDSHFGLILLGCFSVLGTFMLRQFFMGLHNDYIESAKIDGAGHWRIFWQIAFPLVRPAIATYAILRFIWTWNDYQNPLIFIRTDKLYTIPQAVDKFASMNGEFYSLIMAAAVSAIFPLLITFIIGQKSVIEGIAVGGVKG; encoded by the coding sequence ATGAAAGAAAAGCTCAACGTCTGGAAGCTGACGAACACGGTGGTTATGCTGGCGGTCAGCATTCTGTTTCTCCTGCCGTTCATCTGGATGCTCTCGGCCTCCTTCAAGCTGGAGACGGACGTGTTCAAATATCCGATCCAGTGGATTCCGGAGCGCTGGAACGCGGTCGAGAACTATAAGGAAATCTGGGCCGGGCAGTACGCGTTCTACCTGTACTACTGGAATTCCATCAAGGTGGCGGTGCTCACCACGCTGATCTCCTGCACGGTATCGGCGCTGGCGGCATACGGCTTCTCGAAGATCGATTTTCCGGCGGGCAAGTGGCTGTTCCTCATCGTCCTGGCTACTTACATGGTGCCGTCCCAGGCGATACTCATTCCACAGTTTATCCTGTACCGGAATATCGGGCTGTTCGACAGCCACTTCGGGCTCATCCTGCTCGGCTGCTTCAGCGTGCTCGGCACCTTCATGCTGCGCCAGTTCTTCATGGGCCTGCACAACGATTACATCGAGTCGGCGAAGATCGACGGTGCGGGGCACTGGCGGATCTTCTGGCAGATCGCGTTCCCGCTGGTCCGTCCGGCGATCGCGACGTATGCGATCCTGCGCTTCATCTGGACGTGGAACGATTACCAGAACCCGCTGATCTTTATCCGCACGGATAAGCTCTACACGATTCCGCAGGCGGTGGACAAGTTCGCTTCGATGAACGGCGAATTCTACTCCCTGATCATGGCGGCCGCGGTGTCCGCGATCTTCCCGCTGCTCATCACCTTCATCATCGGCCAGAAGAGCGTCATCGAAGGCATTGCGGTGGGCGGGGTCAAAGGATAA
- a CDS encoding ABC transporter substrate-binding protein, translating into MKANTWTKLISTAAAVSLIAGCGGGATETPAAEGGSGSGGSAGSPVKIKFHAFGSESQQAWSKVISSFEAKYPNIKVELVNLSEKGDTQEYAKKLDLAAASGEEMDVMMFSEAGMYAQRVALGMVAPIDEFIAKEGFKVGEEYKVDTTLNGKVYALPGKFNPWYVLLNKDHLKEAGLEVPKDWTWDQFMDYAKKLTKGEGASKRYGTYFHGPQGGGWLEFTRLALANQPDNSDYLKADGTTNLDNPLFKKSIEMRYQMEKVDKSSVPYTDMISQKLHYRPQFFNQSASMIVIGSWMNSEIGGTEQFPLNFNVAVAPFPKNSASDQGGYSMVTTDFMAVAAKSKHKQEAYQFIRYFTTDGTIAQGKYVPSWNKVKTEDLNQIIDTIVGGTKSPDKVDKESLKTVLAGSKASKLVPPTSFQADVYKAINEEYEKLILDKQNLDAMLKNAQERTQKLIDSNKK; encoded by the coding sequence ATGAAAGCGAACACATGGACCAAATTAATCAGTACGGCGGCAGCGGTCAGTCTGATTGCAGGCTGCGGCGGTGGGGCAACGGAAACACCGGCCGCGGAGGGCGGCTCCGGCAGCGGCGGGTCGGCAGGATCGCCGGTCAAGATCAAGTTCCACGCCTTCGGCAGCGAATCGCAGCAGGCCTGGTCGAAGGTGATCTCATCCTTTGAAGCGAAGTACCCGAACATCAAGGTGGAGCTCGTGAACCTGAGCGAGAAGGGCGACACGCAGGAGTATGCGAAGAAGCTCGACCTCGCGGCGGCCTCGGGCGAAGAGATGGACGTCATGATGTTCAGTGAAGCGGGCATGTACGCCCAGCGGGTGGCCCTCGGCATGGTGGCGCCGATCGACGAGTTCATCGCGAAGGAAGGCTTCAAGGTCGGTGAGGAATACAAAGTCGACACGACGCTGAACGGCAAGGTGTATGCGCTGCCGGGCAAATTCAATCCGTGGTACGTTCTCCTGAACAAGGACCACCTGAAGGAAGCGGGCCTGGAAGTGCCTAAGGATTGGACCTGGGACCAGTTCATGGACTACGCGAAGAAGCTGACGAAGGGTGAGGGCGCAAGCAAGCGCTACGGCACGTACTTCCACGGCCCGCAGGGCGGCGGCTGGCTGGAATTCACGCGCTTGGCCCTCGCGAACCAGCCGGACAATTCCGACTATCTCAAGGCGGACGGCACCACGAACCTGGATAATCCGCTCTTCAAGAAGTCCATTGAGATGCGCTACCAGATGGAGAAGGTCGACAAGTCCTCCGTCCCTTACACGGATATGATCTCGCAGAAGCTGCACTACCGTCCGCAGTTCTTCAACCAGTCCGCGAGCATGATCGTCATCGGAAGCTGGATGAACTCCGAGATCGGCGGAACGGAGCAGTTCCCGCTGAACTTCAACGTCGCCGTTGCCCCGTTCCCGAAGAACAGCGCATCGGACCAGGGCGGCTACTCGATGGTGACGACCGACTTCATGGCCGTGGCGGCGAAGTCCAAGCATAAGCAGGAAGCGTACCAGTTCATCCGCTACTTCACCACCGACGGCACGATCGCCCAAGGCAAATATGTTCCTTCCTGGAACAAGGTGAAGACGGAAGACCTGAACCAGATCATCGACACGATCGTCGGCGGCACGAAGTCTCCGGACAAGGTCGACAAGGAGTCGCTGAAGACCGTGCTCGCGGGCTCCAAGGCTTCGAAGCTCGTACCGCCTACTTCGTTCCAGGCCGATGTTTACAAAGCGATCAACGAAGAGTATGAGAAGCTGATCCTCGATAAGCAGAACCTGGATGCCATGCTGAAGAACGCCCAGGAGCGCACCCAGAAGCTCATCGATTCGAACAAAAAGTAA
- a CDS encoding thioredoxin family protein, whose protein sequence is MAVQVLTDKTYEEFVASEKLVLVEFWARWCSYCKLMELILAELSEEYRNRVTIATVDVETETETAERLNVQGLPTLLLYRNGRLLGQVNGFVPKETLTAELLDKALQL, encoded by the coding sequence ATGGCGGTGCAGGTGCTGACTGACAAGACCTATGAAGAGTTCGTAGCGTCGGAGAAGCTGGTGCTCGTCGAATTCTGGGCACGGTGGTGCTCCTACTGCAAGCTGATGGAACTTATTCTGGCTGAGCTGTCCGAGGAATACAGGAACCGCGTGACCATAGCCACCGTGGATGTGGAGACGGAGACCGAGACGGCGGAGCGGCTGAATGTGCAGGGACTGCCGACGCTTCTGCTCTACCGGAACGGCCGGCTGCTCGGCCAGGTGAACGGGTTTGTACCGAAGGAGACGCTGACGGCCGAATTGTTGGATAAAGCACTGCAGCTGTGA
- a CDS encoding heavy-metal-associated domain-containing protein gives MENKQVKIAIDGMGCKSCVAKIEKAVASVQGAEGTVDFGEKTALITAQDNSSSDEALDAIRKLGYGVSVLA, from the coding sequence ATGGAAAACAAACAAGTAAAGATTGCAATCGATGGTATGGGCTGCAAGTCGTGCGTGGCGAAAATCGAGAAGGCGGTAGCATCTGTGCAGGGGGCGGAGGGGACTGTGGACTTCGGAGAGAAGACCGCCCTGATCACGGCACAGGACAACTCGTCCTCCGATGAGGCTCTCGATGCCATCCGCAAGCTGGGCTACGGGGTAAGCGTGCTGGCCTGA
- a CDS encoding MFS transporter, translating to MMTAVCMGAFLSHFTAGVVNVSLPGLAAFFDTDLNRITWVTTGYLLVITALLPLMGKLGDRCGLGLVHHSGYLVFAAGSILAALASDVTVLLAFRVVQAAGAAMFQATNLALISHYMPKERRGRALGLVSTCVALGAMLGPAAGGWITQWLSWPWLFLIHVPAALVAAVLAFRFIPLREGERLRPEAAGASDRLGAVLFTACVAFAQLGIPSAAAQGWRSTGTMLYVGGALVTGIALILCERRRREPFLPLKALRIPAVSGGLLLSCAAFLLTNMLLVLLPFYLTGPLGGLPPSAAGLVMTAYPAALALAGPAAGRLSDRYDSGRFMVLGFVFMGAALAVPALANGHLPLGWIAFVLAAAGWGMGFAASPNNRFILQHTPAEHIGAVGGLIALTRNAGMGFGAALGLGVMSADDAGGPLLQAFRSAFGIGVWICLGTLVGLIWLLFHGGLRKQSAEAGRREGMQKPS from the coding sequence ATGATGACGGCGGTCTGCATGGGGGCGTTTCTTTCCCACTTTACGGCGGGCGTTGTCAACGTATCGCTTCCCGGTTTGGCGGCTTTCTTTGACACGGACCTGAACAGGATTACCTGGGTCACCACCGGTTACCTGCTTGTGATTACCGCCCTTCTTCCCCTGATGGGGAAGCTTGGGGACCGCTGCGGACTGGGCTTGGTCCATCACAGCGGCTATCTCGTGTTCGCGGCCGGTTCCATTCTGGCTGCCTTGGCCTCGGATGTCACGGTCCTTCTCGCCTTCCGGGTGGTGCAGGCGGCCGGGGCCGCGATGTTCCAGGCGACCAACCTGGCGCTGATCTCCCACTACATGCCGAAAGAGCGGAGGGGGCGGGCCCTGGGGCTGGTCAGCACCTGCGTCGCGCTGGGAGCGATGCTGGGACCCGCGGCCGGCGGGTGGATCACCCAGTGGCTCTCCTGGCCGTGGCTGTTCCTGATCCATGTGCCTGCCGCTCTGGTGGCGGCCGTGCTTGCATTCCGTTTCATTCCGCTGAGGGAAGGGGAGCGGCTAAGACCGGAGGCAGCCGGGGCATCGGATCGCCTGGGGGCCGTTCTGTTCACAGCCTGCGTCGCTTTCGCTCAGCTGGGGATCCCGTCGGCAGCCGCGCAGGGCTGGCGGTCAACCGGGACGATGCTGTACGTCGGCGGAGCTCTCGTTACAGGGATTGCCCTCATCCTGTGCGAACGGCGGCGCCGCGAGCCCTTCCTGCCGCTGAAGGCCCTCCGCATTCCCGCCGTCTCCGGAGGGCTGCTGCTCAGCTGCGCTGCGTTCCTGCTGACGAATATGCTGCTGGTGCTCCTGCCGTTTTACTTGACCGGGCCCTTGGGTGGTCTTCCCCCGTCCGCTGCCGGGCTGGTCATGACCGCTTACCCGGCCGCCCTGGCTCTGGCCGGACCGGCTGCAGGCCGGCTCTCCGACCGCTATGATTCCGGACGCTTTATGGTCCTGGGCTTCGTCTTCATGGGAGCCGCCCTGGCCGTGCCGGCCTTAGCAAACGGACATCTTCCGCTCGGCTGGATCGCTTTCGTACTGGCTGCCGCGGGCTGGGGGATGGGGTTCGCAGCGTCACCGAATAACCGTTTCATTCTGCAGCATACCCCTGCAGAGCATATCGGTGCCGTCGGAGGCCTGATTGCCCTGACCCGCAACGCAGGCATGGGGTTCGGTGCGGCACTGGGGCTTGGCGTGATGAGCGCGGATGATGCCGGAGGACCGCTGCTCCAAGCGTTCCGGTCGGCCTTCGGAATCGGCGTATGGATCTGCCTGGGGACGCTCGTCGGGCTGATCTGGCTCCTTTTCCATGGAGGGCTCCGTAAGCAGAGTGCAGAAGCAGGAAGAAGGGAGGGTATGCAGAAGCCTTCTTGA
- a CDS encoding MarR family winged helix-turn-helix transcriptional regulator, which translates to MENNRSAPTGSHHLGRLFLQLQRLERKPRIFGDAGPLTPSEIHTIDAIGMDGTLLMSELAARLGVTKGAVTQIFSRLEAKELVIRAPHPEDSRAVLVSLTDKGRSAYRAHEEVHRQFYEELSTELGEEEIRIFEQCIQKLIRFMEE; encoded by the coding sequence ATGGAAAATAATCGATCCGCCCCAACAGGAAGCCATCATCTCGGACGCTTGTTCCTGCAGCTCCAGAGACTCGAACGCAAGCCCCGCATCTTTGGGGATGCCGGGCCATTAACGCCGAGCGAGATCCATACCATTGACGCGATCGGGATGGACGGGACCCTGCTCATGAGTGAACTGGCCGCAAGGCTCGGTGTAACGAAGGGGGCCGTCACCCAGATTTTCAGCCGTCTCGAAGCCAAAGAGCTTGTGATCCGCGCTCCGCATCCGGAAGACTCGAGGGCCGTATTGGTGTCGCTGACAGACAAAGGAAGAAGCGCATACCGGGCCCACGAGGAAGTGCACCGGCAGTTCTACGAAGAGCTGAGCACCGAGCTCGGCGAGGAGGAGATCCGGATCTTTGAACAGTGCATCCAGAAGCTGATCCGGTTTATGGAAGAGTAA
- a CDS encoding saccharopine dehydrogenase family protein, which translates to MKGLDRVRQFIGANQMSQLSEMRQTVRIGRMNPLDPKNPGHQEPLGLSGKEDILVVGGYGQVGQVVCRTLGEQFPGRVYAAGRDERKAGEFAAASEGTVKPLRMDVRDPGSATLLEQAALVVMCVDQENTRFVEQCLAQHTHYIDITASYDFLCKVRELGARENPKSTAVVSAGLAPGLTNLLAKQCTRVLEEVHSVELYLLLGLGEHHGRAAVEWMVDRLVDDFSLTVQGARHRVPSFGEGKAADFPGGLGRRWAYRFDFPDQHVLPGTLGIPSVSTRLCFDSAAVTRLLALAKKAGLLGLLRHPALHRTAVSVLGKVQWGSEVYAALAIAEGRLGGRMVRYRCSVRGAKEHLVTGRVAAYAAKQIYTGACRPGVYHLEELFEPPEVIGSLGEGVVFEEAFEET; encoded by the coding sequence ATGAAGGGGTTAGACCGAGTAAGGCAGTTCATCGGGGCGAACCAGATGAGCCAATTAAGTGAGATGCGCCAGACAGTCCGGATCGGTCGGATGAATCCGTTGGATCCGAAGAACCCGGGGCACCAAGAGCCACTGGGGCTTTCGGGGAAGGAGGACATTCTGGTGGTCGGCGGGTACGGACAGGTCGGGCAGGTGGTCTGCCGGACGCTCGGCGAGCAGTTCCCGGGCAGGGTCTATGCGGCCGGGCGGGATGAGAGGAAGGCCGGCGAGTTCGCCGCCGCATCGGAGGGAACGGTCAAGCCTCTGCGGATGGACGTGCGGGACCCGGGCTCGGCGACCCTGCTGGAGCAAGCCGCTCTTGTAGTCATGTGTGTGGATCAGGAGAATACCCGGTTTGTGGAGCAGTGCCTGGCGCAGCATACCCACTACATCGACATAACGGCCTCCTATGATTTTCTCTGCAAAGTACGGGAGCTCGGGGCCCGGGAGAATCCGAAGTCGACGGCGGTCGTGAGCGCAGGGCTGGCACCCGGATTAACGAATCTGCTTGCCAAACAGTGTACCCGGGTGCTGGAGGAAGTTCATTCGGTGGAGCTGTATCTGCTGCTCGGTCTCGGAGAACACCACGGCCGGGCGGCCGTCGAGTGGATGGTGGACCGGCTCGTGGACGATTTCAGCCTCACGGTTCAGGGGGCCAGGCATCGCGTTCCCAGCTTCGGAGAGGGGAAAGCGGCGGACTTTCCCGGGGGATTGGGCCGCCGCTGGGCGTACAGGTTCGACTTCCCGGATCAGCATGTGCTTCCAGGCACGCTCGGCATTCCGTCCGTATCGACACGCCTGTGCTTCGACTCGGCGGCCGTAACCCGGCTGCTTGCGCTGGCCAAGAAGGCGGGTCTGCTCGGCCTGCTCCGTCATCCGGCCCTCCACCGCACCGCGGTCAGCGTCCTGGGGAAGGTGCAGTGGGGCTCGGAGGTCTATGCGGCTCTCGCCATTGCTGAAGGCCGGCTCGGAGGCCGTATGGTCCGCTACCGATGCTCCGTCCGGGGGGCCAAGGAGCATCTTGTGACCGGCAGAGTTGCGGCTTATGCGGCCAAACAGATATACACCGGAGCCTGCAGGCCCGGTGTATATCATCTTGAAGAACTGTTCGAGCCGCCGGAGGTGATCGGCAGTTTAGGCGAGGGAGTTGTTTTCGAGGAAGCTTTCGAGGAGACATAG
- a CDS encoding CobW family GTP-binding protein, with translation MSDIESIDASSLIPVTVLTGFLGAGKTTLLNHILTADHGHKIAVIVNEFGEVGIDNQLVVGADEEIFEMNNGCICCTVRGDLIRILGELMDAKRAGDPRKGNFDRVLIETTGLADPAPVAQTFFVDEEMADFYRLDAIVTVVDAKHADMHLDEGHEAQEQVAFADVLLLNKTDLVDEESLQKLEKRLRAMNPAGRIYRTRRSRIELDKVLGIEAFELEKKLELDPGFLEEEDHEHDDDVVSLVFREERPLDLKKLEDFLGVWLSEHGVDTFRYKGVLHIKDVEERVVFQGIHMLFTSDSDRYWKEGEVRRSEFVIIGRNLDEAWFREQFAGCVAV, from the coding sequence ATGTCTGACATTGAATCCATCGACGCCTCCTCTCTTATTCCCGTCACGGTGCTGACCGGGTTTCTCGGTGCAGGCAAAACGACCCTCCTGAACCATATCCTGACGGCGGATCATGGGCATAAGATCGCCGTGATCGTCAACGAGTTCGGTGAAGTGGGCATTGACAACCAGCTCGTCGTCGGCGCGGACGAAGAGATCTTTGAGATGAATAACGGCTGCATCTGCTGCACGGTACGGGGGGACCTGATCCGCATCCTCGGCGAGCTCATGGATGCCAAGCGGGCGGGAGATCCGCGCAAAGGCAATTTTGACCGCGTGCTGATCGAGACGACCGGACTGGCGGACCCGGCACCCGTGGCCCAGACCTTCTTCGTGGATGAGGAGATGGCTGATTTCTACCGCCTGGATGCCATCGTGACGGTGGTGGATGCCAAGCATGCGGACATGCACCTTGATGAAGGCCATGAAGCGCAGGAGCAGGTGGCGTTTGCCGATGTGCTGCTCTTGAACAAGACCGATCTGGTGGACGAGGAGTCCCTGCAGAAGCTGGAGAAGCGCCTGCGCGCCATGAACCCGGCAGGGCGAATCTATCGTACCCGCCGCTCGCGGATCGAGCTGGACAAGGTCCTTGGCATCGAAGCCTTCGAGCTTGAGAAAAAGCTGGAGCTTGACCCGGGCTTCCTCGAAGAAGAAGACCACGAGCATGACGATGACGTCGTTTCCCTCGTCTTCCGCGAGGAGCGGCCGCTCGACCTCAAGAAGCTCGAGGATTTCCTCGGCGTGTGGCTCTCCGAGCACGGCGTGGACACGTTCCGCTACAAGGGCGTGCTCCATATCAAAGATGTCGAGGAACGCGTAGTCTTCCAGGGCATCCACATGCTGTTCACTTCCGATTCCGACCGGTACTGGAAGGAAGGCGAGGTGCGGCGCAGCGAGTTCGTCATCATCGGGCGCAACCTCGATGAGGCCTGGTTCCGCGAGCAGTTCGCCGGCTGCGTGGCCGTGTAA
- a CDS encoding DoxX family protein has translation MKKVWRIAGWVGLILVAILFVQAGVLKLIGETMSVEGFKAMGFPDWFRLLIGLLEAVGGVALLFRKTARYAAALLGAIMIGAIVTILTVGNPPDVAFPAVTLVLLVLVGLLRKPAGPRTAGETKLGIGR, from the coding sequence ATGAAAAAGGTTTGGCGTATTGCAGGATGGGTGGGGCTCATCCTGGTGGCAATCCTGTTCGTTCAGGCAGGAGTGCTGAAGCTGATCGGCGAAACGATGAGCGTCGAGGGCTTTAAGGCGATGGGCTTTCCGGATTGGTTCCGTCTGCTGATCGGCCTGCTCGAGGCGGTTGGCGGGGTGGCTCTGCTGTTCCGCAAGACCGCCCGCTACGCAGCGGCACTGCTCGGGGCGATCATGATCGGGGCCATCGTGACGATCCTGACCGTGGGCAACCCGCCGGATGTGGCGTTCCCAGCGGTTACCCTGGTGCTTCTCGTGCTGGTCGGCCTGCTCAGAAAGCCGGCGGGCCCCAGGACAGCCGGAGAGACGAAGCTGGGCATCGGACGATAA
- a CDS encoding amidase family protein: MMHHSTQKKKRLTSLLAGTLLLAAPLSAHAAQPGLSLSPDEAVLQAAPLSSEGSGLPGTAPMASVELAGLLRQAAELAGKSAAFPLPAGDAVTRKDTAAALSEALQLSPAAEPYTDVPDDSPYTSVVGAVYKLGLMNGYGAAWFGADDPLTREQAYTVANRVYGYLKPFELVEASIPDMQTAMAQGKLTSEGLVQMYLDRIAKYDKQGVSLNSMISLNSEALELAKALDEERRSQGPRGPLHGIPIIVKDNYDTEDMATTAGCLCLKDSMPGKDADQVAKLKAAGAIILGKSNLSEFAFNITTTSSLGGQTLNPYALQFNPGGSSGGTGASIAANFAAAGMGTDTGGSIRVPSAFNSLVGIRPTVGLSSRDGIIPLALTQDVGGPMARSVTDAAILLDATAGYDPDDTATAFGVGRIPASYTSFLDADGLKGARIGVAVELIGSEPQQKAVSDLVYKAVDDLERLGAQTVPILIPHAAEIGKYPSLSGYEFKFHLNDYLKELGPKAPYATLNDIIESGRYIKTQEEPMKARNARESLDTQEYKDIVLFRTKLTQESLLKVMADHDLDAIVYPTSAYPAAPIGEPQNSGPNTKFSPFSGFPAVTVPAGFTPDGLPVGLEFLGRAFDEGHLIQLAYAYEQGTQHRKPPVLLP, from the coding sequence ATGATGCACCATTCGACGCAAAAGAAAAAGCGCTTAACATCTCTGCTGGCAGGCACGCTTCTGCTGGCTGCTCCGCTGTCGGCCCATGCGGCCCAGCCGGGACTCTCTCTTTCTCCGGATGAGGCGGTACTGCAGGCTGCCCCGCTGTCCTCCGAAGGCTCCGGTCTTCCCGGCACCGCGCCCATGGCCTCTGTCGAGCTGGCAGGCCTGCTGCGCCAGGCGGCGGAACTGGCGGGCAAGAGTGCGGCATTCCCGCTTCCCGCAGGAGATGCCGTCACACGTAAGGATACGGCTGCAGCGCTGTCCGAAGCGCTTCAGCTCAGCCCCGCGGCCGAGCCTTACACGGATGTGCCGGACGATTCGCCCTATACTTCCGTCGTCGGGGCCGTATACAAGCTGGGGCTGATGAACGGCTACGGCGCCGCCTGGTTCGGGGCGGACGATCCGCTCACCCGGGAGCAGGCTTATACCGTTGCGAACCGCGTGTACGGCTATCTGAAGCCGTTCGAGCTCGTGGAAGCGAGTATCCCGGATATGCAGACCGCCATGGCTCAAGGGAAGCTGACCTCCGAAGGACTGGTGCAGATGTACCTTGACCGGATTGCGAAGTACGACAAGCAGGGCGTGAGCCTGAATTCGATGATCTCGCTCAATTCTGAAGCACTGGAGCTTGCGAAGGCGCTGGATGAGGAGCGGCGGAGCCAAGGCCCGCGGGGACCGCTGCACGGCATTCCGATCATCGTCAAGGATAACTACGATACCGAAGATATGGCCACGACGGCCGGCTGCCTCTGCCTCAAGGATTCCATGCCGGGTAAGGATGCCGACCAGGTGGCCAAGCTCAAAGCGGCCGGGGCCATCATCCTCGGCAAGTCGAACCTGAGCGAATTCGCCTTCAATATTACGACGACAAGCTCACTCGGCGGCCAGACGCTGAATCCGTATGCGCTGCAGTTCAACCCGGGCGGCTCGAGCGGCGGAACGGGCGCTTCCATCGCGGCGAACTTCGCGGCAGCGGGGATGGGAACCGATACCGGAGGTTCGATCCGCGTTCCGTCCGCCTTCAACAGCCTGGTAGGGATCCGGCCTACCGTGGGCCTGTCCAGCCGTGACGGGATTATCCCGCTGGCCCTCACGCAGGACGTCGGCGGCCCGATGGCGCGCAGCGTCACCGATGCGGCTATCCTGCTCGATGCCACGGCAGGCTATGACCCCGATGATACCGCAACGGCCTTCGGCGTGGGCCGGATTCCCGCAAGCTATACTTCGTTCCTGGATGCCGACGGACTCAAGGGAGCCCGGATCGGCGTGGCTGTGGAGCTGATCGGCTCGGAGCCGCAGCAGAAGGCGGTCAGCGACCTGGTCTACAAGGCTGTCGATGATCTGGAGCGGCTTGGCGCGCAGACGGTGCCGATCCTCATCCCGCATGCGGCCGAGATCGGGAAGTACCCGAGCCTCAGCGGCTACGAGTTCAAGTTCCACCTGAACGATTACCTGAAGGAGCTCGGGCCGAAGGCACCTTATGCGACGCTGAACGACATCATCGAATCGGGCCGGTACATCAAGACGCAGGAAGAGCCGATGAAAGCCCGCAACGCCCGCGAATCCCTTGATACGCAAGAGTACAAAGATATCGTTCTCTTCCGTACGAAGCTGACCCAGGAATCGCTGCTGAAGGTGATGGCGGATCATGATCTCGATGCGATCGTGTATCCGACCTCCGCTTACCCGGCGGCCCCGATCGGAGAGCCGCAGAACTCCGGTCCGAATACGAAGTTCAGTCCGTTCTCCGGCTTCCCTGCCGTTACGGTGCCAGCCGGCTTCACTCCGGACGGCCTTCCGGTGGGACTCGAGTTCCTGGGACGCGCCTTCGACGAAGGCCATCTGATTCAGCTGGCTTACGCTTATGAGCAGGGAACGCAGCACCGCAAACCGCCGGTCCTTCTTCCTTAA